The window GCAGCTTGACCACCTTACGAATCTGACCGACATGCGGCTTCTTGGTAGGTTTATAGCTACGCATTTCTACGGTTTCCGGATAATCAAACTCGAAAACCTGATTCTGCACATCCTTGGGCAGGTCCACCAGAACAGGGCCGGGACGGCCAGTGCGGGCCAGATAGAAAGCCTGCTTGACCGTCTCGGCAAGATCCTTAATGTCCTGCACCAGGTAATTGTGCTTAGTGCACGGCCTGGTAATGCCGACTATGTCGACTTCTTGAAACGCGTCATTGCCGATGAGCGGACGAGGTACCTGCCCAGTGAAAATGACCACCGGAATGGAATCCGCATAAGCCGTGGCAATACCGGTTACAGTGTTGGTGGCACCGGGGCCGGAGGTGACTAGGCATACTCCTACCCTACCCGTTGCGCGGGCATATCCGTCTGCAGCATGAATAGCACCCTGTTCATGACGTACTAGTATATGCTCTACAGAAGAGTTGGGTATCTCGTCATAGATGTCTATTACGGCTCCACCTGGGAAACCGAACATCACATCAACTCCTTCCTCTTCCAGACACTTCAGGAGTATCTGGGCCCCGGTCAATTTCATAATTAAGCCTCCGTGCGGTATTTATCGAGCAGGGTCTGCAATTGAGTCTTGCCTGCTAACTTTTTCTTCTTGAGTTCTTTGACTTCCTGAGTCTCTGTGGGAGACAGATACGACTTGGATTCGAGCTTTTCCAACATCTTTTCGTATACTACATGTTGATCCCACAGAGCCTTAAGTTCGGCGTCTTCACCCTCGTACTTGGTAATGAGTTCAAGGTCTTTGGATTCCATGTACCGCTCCTTTGTTCAGTTATGCGGACAACCGATCTCCGACTAATACGCGGAAATCCGATTCGACCGCGTTTTCGTGTCAGGCGCTCTCTTTGGTTATTCACCCTGCTTAGAGCACAGTCTGACTTTATTACCTTTAGCAGCAATGAAAGGACTATAATTAATCAACTTTCTTCAAATATTTGAGTTTGGACTCCAGCTCTTCGGCGATTTCTTTTTCTGGATCAGGCGTCTCCAACAACTCAAGGTGAGTCTTGATCAATCCTTTGAGCTGTACTTCGAACCGAGTACGCTGCCGTTTTAAATCTTCAATCTCTTCGTGAAGCTGGGCCAATCGATTATGACCTTTTTGAACAGTTTCGTCCGCCTTGGTCCGCGCCTCATCAATAATCAACTGAGCTTCTTTACTGGCAGTAACCTTGAGATCGTCCACCATCTTCTGGGTAGACATCAGTGTGTCGCGTAAGGTTTCGTCACGTTGACGATACTCCTTCACCGACTGCTCCAATTGTTTGATTTTCTTTTTAAGCCCCTTTTGAACATCTGCTGCGTTTCCTAACACTTCAGCCAACTCCAGCAAAAACTGGTCAACCTCCATGCGGGAATACCCAAACATACGACGAGAGAACTGTTTATTAAGAAGATCAATCTTGGAAACGGTCATACGGTCCTCCTTTTGGAAGTACCAGCAATCAGCCTCAGAGGCTGCTACATTGGCATGCCTCCGCCCAAAGAATAGGCGAGGCGCATGAGATTCCCGACAACTACAATCTCACACACCTTAATGGCCAGAATGACCACTATGGGCGAGAGATCAAAGCCGCCAACTACAGCAAAGGGAATAATAGAGCGAATCTTATAGAAAACCGGCTCCGTTACACCACGCAGAAAACGCACGATGGGATTATACGGATCAGGATTCACCCAGGAAAGCAACGCGGATATGATAACGATCCAAAAATAGGCGTTGAGAACGATGCCAAGAACAGTTGCGATAGCGCGGACAATCAAGTCCATGAAGCCTCCAGATTGCAGCGAGTTATTAAATCGCTGCCGATAATATCAATGATAGTAAACTGGCACACGAAAGTGCAATAATCAAGTCTTAATACAGGCAAGAACCACCTTTATAACATTGCTGCATGGCGGCCTTGATTTCCCAAAAATCTTCTATATGAACATCAGCCATCAAAGACTGATCCTGATAAGCCCAGAAACGAACCCCCGAAGCTTGCGCCGTCCTCTCGTCCACCTTAGAATCACCAATGTAAGCGATCTCATGAGGCAACAATCCATGGGCCTGCATAATCATATGCATACCTTCAGGATGAGGCTTAGGACGAACGACTTTGGCCGACGTGATCACTGGGTAGAAGAAACCCTCTAAATCCATTATTTTGAGTATAAAATCTATCGTATCTGCCCGACTGGTATTCACTGCTAAGCTAAACCCAGCTCCTCGGAGCCAAGACAAGAACTCTCTTACACCATCAGATCGTTGAAGATATTGGACCAATGAAGAGGAATCAAAATCCCTTGTCTTCTGCCATGCTTCGTCCAATTTTCCTTCTGGAACAATGTGCTCAATGGCATGACGATGAGTGTGCATATGCACGTAATAGAGTTCCGCTGGAGTAAGTGGAGGCAGTCCAAGCTGCTCCTTAATAATTCCGTAATATTGCTTATTGGCCTCCAGCGAATCGATGAGTACGCCATCACAGTCAAAGACCACACACTTGACGCCCTCAAGATACCCACGGTTCATAAGCGGATTAGCAATTACCACTAGTCTATCTCCAAGTATTATCGAATGATGGCAACGGTTACTTCCATCAAAGCCTGCGGCATACCGACTGGCTCCTTACGTCGACCAGCAAACTTCCATGCAGGCAAGGTGGCGACCATCGCCCCTTTCGGCAATCCCATCTCATTCACTTCAGGGGAAAATGCAATATCCATATCTTCCCAAGCTGCAATAATATCTTCTTCTGCACACAGAAGTACTGCACCAGCAGGGATGAATGCCGGAAGAGCTTCAATGATTCGCTTCCATGGCAGCGGCACAAACTGTTCATCCGAAACACCTCCAGTATGACTTTCACGATTCCCTAAATCAAGGACACGCTCGTCAATTCGGTCACCGTCATCCACGCCTAGAGTTTTATCCATGGACTTCCAAGAGTCTTTCACGCCCTGTTCAATAGATCTCAGTTCGATCATCTTTTCCTCAAAGAACCAGGCCAACAACAGCACAAACTGAGCTCGCGCCGCAGCTTCCTTTTTCTCCCTTTCCTCCTTGCCCCCCATTCCATCATCAAACTGACGAGTTAGCTGGGCCTGGATAGACATAGAAGAACCTTCATAAAAGTCATCACTGGTCACAGCACCGAAGTACGCCATCTCGCTAGGATCCTTAAACTGTTCGCCAAAGTTGATACAGTCGTTGATCAAGGCACGCGCAGTCTTAGCGTCCAAGGGCAACCCTTCAGGACGAAACATGTTTTCGCCTGAATCTTCGTTTAAACCCGGATCAAAAAAAAGCACATCACCTGCCACTTCAGCTGAAACCAATTCTGAATGCATGTATGGAAAAGACAAGAACATAGGAAAACTCCTTATATCGAATCAATCTTCATCGACTAGAAAGAAATGGCGACAACGTCCCTCACACTGGGGCAAGGCCAATAGACACAGACCGTCATACACTTGAGCACAAGCAGGAGCTTCACCTCCCGCAAATTCATACTTCTCGCAATCAAAAGCCTGACGTGCCATTCTTTCGAACTTACGTCCCCACAAGTCAGGAACAGCGTCCTGCTCGATATTGAATGCATCAGCCCTTTCCAGGAACTCGTCAAAAGCGATTTCCCAGCGCAAGAGCACTCGACATCTAAATCCTTCAGCATAGCCGGGATTCAGATGCTCATCATATAAACAGCGCTTATTGATATGATGTCGGCAACCATCACCCGGAAGCCGTTTGACATCGGACATTTTCTTCTCTCTAGACATTGGTGCAAAAAACAGGACACAGCCTGTCCCAACACCAGTTCGTGTCGTTTAAAACGTGTAAAGCCCTGAAGAGCAATTGTAAAGGCCATGCACCTTATTTCACATTGCTTTTTCTCCTATTGAAAAAGATGCATCTTCTTGACCTCGTTTGGACGCGGGTGTATAGCCTCAGTCAACTCACAATCTGAAGACTTTTACTTTTTTGGAGGCATATATGATTGGCGGATTCGGCGTATGGGAACTTCTGATTATTCTCGTGATCGTTCTGGTCATTTTTGGCGCCAAGAAGCTCCCCGAAATAGGAGGCGGCATCGGCCAGGCAATCAGCAACTTCAAACGCGCTACAAATGAACCTGAAGAAATCGATGTCACCCCCAAGGAAAAGAAAGAGAACAAAGAAGACTAGTTCCTAGTTCCTAGTTCGTATAAGAAAAGCCCGGCTGCATATGCAGTCGGGCTTTTTTAATTGAAATAGATAACGACGACGCTCAATCTCAATGAAAGAGATTCAACACTCACTTGATTCTTCAGCAAATAATTCAAATCCACGCTTAACATAGGCAATACCTGACCACGCTGTTGCAACAGCAGTCACCCAAATAATGACACTGAGGGTAAAAGCCATTTCAATCCTGAATGTTCGGCTCAGCATTACCAAAATAACCAAAAGAATCTGAGCTGTAGTGGTAAATTTGCTTATCCAAATAGGTTTGATTCGCGACCGAACATCTACACCCCAAAAATTCAAGACAGCTAAACCGCCAATAATGATTGCATCCCGACTGACTACGAGGACTGTGAACCAGTCAGGTATCCACCCCTTGGCGGCTAGACAAATAAATGAAGTAACAAGAAGAGCTTTGTCTGCAAGTGGATCAAGCATAGCACCAAGCTGAGTGCGCTGATTCCAAATCCTGGCGAGAAAACCATCAAGAGCATCAGTTAGACCGGCAATAGCGAACAGGATCCAAGCAAGATTAAAGTTCTCACTCGTATAGGCCATAACAAAGACCGGAGTCAAAAGAATCCGGATAATCGTAAGTATATTTGGAACTGTCCAGATCGCGTCTCGGCCCACTAACCCCTCCTACTCCTCTGCATCCTCCGCAAGCTGATAAGTCAGACCACGCTGAGGTAGATAAGAGCGCAACAACATATCCAACCGCTCTCCACTAATAAGGCGCATTTCCCAAGCACCACCGACGCCAGTAGGCTGCATATCTAGCTCAACCAGCTTGACTTCCTGTACTGCAGACTCCCAAGATTGAAGCACCCTGTCGAACTCCAGTACGCCATCAGGTGAGAACCAACCTGAGATGGTCAGCTTGCGCACACCCGCACGAATCTGCTCTGCCTGTTCCTGAGAGAAATAACGTTTCCAAAGCCCAAACCACACCTCAGCCAAGTCCTTGTTCACAGACAACCACTCTTGATTGTCCGTCTCCAAGCGTCCTTTGAAAGAATTTTCAGGTCCGGCTTCCAGCTTAAAGGCAGGATATGCCTCAGGGGTGTTTTGAATACCGGTCAAAATCATAAGACTATGCAACTTGCTCATTGCTTCCTCGCCCCATGTCTCGGACCAATCTTCGGGCCATATCACTGAAGCACTGAGAGGCTCTACGGAAGTGACAAACAGTCCCATTCCCTTAAGCCCAGTGCGCAATGAACGCCGATTAACCTTGACTTCAAGATCAAGAATAATGCCCTCTTCAATATCCTGAACAGATAAAATTTTATACCCCTGAATATATGGCTTTGCATGTTTTTGCATGTACTCTTTGAAGGCCTCAGCTCGAAGCTCTTTCAGAGGGGCAGGGAGCATCACATTGGCCTCTTCCAGCACAGCGGAGGCAAATCCTTCAGCCATGGCTTTATTCCGCAGAGCCATAGGAGAAAGGTCCTCATGTTTAGGCATGAAAACCTGGACCTTCCCAGCAATAGCAGAATTAGCGACAAAACAGGCAATCGCTAGTGCCAATAATATAGTATATCTAAACTTACGCATAGTTATTGATCCTTGGCAGGCAAATCAGCTTGAACGGAACCGACACCTCCTGCCTCTTCAACCTTATCTCTTTCATCTTCCGGAACGGAAATTACGACTACGACGCTACACTTCTCACTGAGCTCGGGTGTTCGCATGATGGCGCGCACCAAATTAGCCATGGGGGTCGTAATAAGTATATCAGTACGCCAAGAACCATAAGCACTAACAGCACGAACAGTCAGAGGGTTAGCACCTACACGCTCGCGCAATAAAGCCGGATCAGCCGCAGTAGCGTATGCAACCACTCCTTTCTCTACTGCGTTGGCGCGGCTCACCTGAAATGCACCATACGCACCCACGCCATCCTGCCCATACACAACAGGAACCAGAGCAGGTGTCACCTTCATACCACGGGCATCAATTATCACACCCGTATAAGAACTACCCGACCCGGCCTTTTCAGGCACAGCTCCCTGATACCCCATGCTTTGTTCCATGGAGGTCGAAAGTTTGGGAGGAATTCCACTCTGAAACTGTATGGTGGTCGGCAAAACAAGCTCTGCGAGTTTACCCCGAAAGTGTTCGGATACGCGGACTTCCCCCTCCTCGCCAAAAACATTAGGCCGCTCAAGGGGAGAGTTTTGAACAGCACCTCGAACCCGTGCCGCCAAATCCGCATCCTCAGAAAGATATGCTGATACGGTACGCTTGGCGTCAATACGCACAGACATAATAATATCAAGCAACTGTTTACGAGCGCTGGAAGTAGCTTTACGCACGGCCAAAGGACTTAGCGAACTATCCCCTCCAATTTGTGTAGCCAGGACACGGGGGACAACTATTTCACCAGTTCCCCAAGACAACGTTGCATTCTGGGAATAAGATTGGACATAGCCTTCAAACGGTAGCGCAACACCGGGAAAAACAAATAAAATCAAGGCGCTAAATAAAACTATTCTCAAAGACATGGGGGAGATATATCCTTAATGATCACTTGTGTTCAACAATGGTTCTGCAAAACTCGTAGGCATGTATCGCGCTTGCGCTTTTTCCGCAAGCCGCTTGCCGCACTCTTAGGCTAGTGATAACGTCAAATCTTACTCATACCAAGATCGGAGCAATATATGCTTATACACCTTATGCAACACGGCTCATGCATGCCTAAAGAACTCGATGAGCACCAGCCTTTAAGTCCTATGGGCCGTGAGCAAATCACAAAATCAGCCAAGGCAGCTCAAATACTTGGGCTACGCTTTGAACTAATCGTTGCCAGTCGCAAAGCGCGCTCAATACAAACGGCCGAAATCATGGCAGAATATACAGGCTACCCTATCTCAAAGATAGAATTATCGGATACTGTTAAAGCGATGTCTCGCCCTGAAGAAACAATTAATTTTATTAAAGAATACCAAGGCCTTGATTCCATATTAATTACCGGACACCTTCCTTCACTGGCAAAAGTGTCATCCGCACTGCTCACCGGCAATCAATATCTGGAAATCAACATTGAAAATGGAGGACTAATGCAAATCAACGTTATGCTCCCTAAGTCTAAAGGAGCATTAAACTGGTATCTGAGTCCCGTTCATTTGGCGCAAATCGCCAATAGTTAAGCGACATATTCTTTCAACCACTCATCAACAAGGTTAGCCACGGCCTCATTGTCACCAGGCTTAAACCAGTGAATATCTGTCTCTTTTTTGAACCAAGTAATTTGTCTTTTGGCATAGGCGCGAGTGTTCTTAACCCACCTTGCACGAGCTTCATCCAACGAGACTTCATCTTGCAAATAGGCTAGCAGCTCGGCACACCCAATTCCGGACCAGCCAGGAGCTTCAGGATCAGCATTCTTATTCATGGCAGCTTTCGCCTCATCGAGAGCACCTAACTCCAACATTACACCAATCCGTTTTGCCAGATGAGGCTCCAACTCATTGAGCTCAATCTGCATTCCTACTTTGAGTGCAGCATAGGGAGCGGGCTTATGATCCCCGTGAGTGTGCCACCAAGTCATGTTTTTCCCGGTAGCAATAAACACTTCTGCGGCACGAGCATTGCGTTGTGTATCGTTAGGATGAATCTTTGCCGCATAGTCGGGATCGGTCTCTGTAAGCTCAGCATGGAGCTTTTGTGGCCCTACTTTTCTAACCCGATCCAACACTTCGGTGCGAACGGCTTCGGGGATGTCAGGGATGGGAGCAATACCGGTAAGCAAGGACTTCAAATACATACCGGTACCACCAACAAGTATTGGCAACCGCCCTTCAGCTCTCACTTCTTCGATTTTTTCTATTGCAAGTTCAACAAAGCGAGCCGCCGTCATCTTCTCTTCGGTAGGTAGAAAACCGTAGAGCAAATGAGGACATGCAGACTGCTCTTCCGCATCAGGCTGAGCAGTAATGATTGGAAAGTCTTTGTAAACTTGGCGTGAGTCAAAATTAATGACACTTACAGGACGCCGTTCAGATACCGCAATGGCAGCAGCAGTCTTGCCTGTGCCGGTAGGGCCGAGCATGCAAACAATGGGCGGTGCTGATTTCACTGCCTAATCCTCTTTATCGCCACAACCAAATTTGGACCCATACTTGATCTGAAGAGCTTTAACCACCGGCCCTGGCACCAAGCCACAAACGTCACCGCTATAACGAGCGACTTCTTTAACAATAGTAGAACTTAGATACATCCACTTAAAGTCAGTCATCATAAACACTG of the Pseudodesulfovibrio sp. zrk46 genome contains:
- a CDS encoding DUF465 domain-containing protein is translated as MESKDLELITKYEGEDAELKALWDQHVVYEKMLEKLESKSYLSPTETQEVKELKKKKLAGKTQLQTLLDKYRTEA
- a CDS encoding DivIVA domain-containing protein — protein: MTVSKIDLLNKQFSRRMFGYSRMEVDQFLLELAEVLGNAADVQKGLKKKIKQLEQSVKEYRQRDETLRDTLMSTQKMVDDLKVTASKEAQLIIDEARTKADETVQKGHNRLAQLHEEIEDLKRQRTRFEVQLKGLIKTHLELLETPDPEKEIAEELESKLKYLKKVD
- a CDS encoding YggT family protein is translated as MDLIVRAIATVLGIVLNAYFWIVIISALLSWVNPDPYNPIVRFLRGVTEPVFYKIRSIIPFAVVGGFDLSPIVVILAIKVCEIVVVGNLMRLAYSLGGGMPM
- a CDS encoding HAD family hydrolase: MVIANPLMNRGYLEGVKCVVFDCDGVLIDSLEANKQYYGIIKEQLGLPPLTPAELYYVHMHTHRHAIEHIVPEGKLDEAWQKTRDFDSSSLVQYLQRSDGVREFLSWLRGAGFSLAVNTSRADTIDFILKIMDLEGFFYPVITSAKVVRPKPHPEGMHMIMQAHGLLPHEIAYIGDSKVDERTAQASGVRFWAYQDQSLMADVHIEDFWEIKAAMQQCYKGGSCLY
- a CDS encoding twin-arginine translocase TatA/TatE family subunit, which translates into the protein MIGGFGVWELLIILVIVLVIFGAKKLPEIGGGIGQAISNFKRATNEPEEIDVTPKEKKENKED
- the pgsA gene encoding CDP-diacylglycerol--glycerol-3-phosphate 3-phosphatidyltransferase; this translates as MGRDAIWTVPNILTIIRILLTPVFVMAYTSENFNLAWILFAIAGLTDALDGFLARIWNQRTQLGAMLDPLADKALLVTSFICLAAKGWIPDWFTVLVVSRDAIIIGGLAVLNFWGVDVRSRIKPIWISKFTTTAQILLVILVMLSRTFRIEMAFTLSVIIWVTAVATAWSGIAYVKRGFELFAEESSEC
- a CDS encoding histidine phosphatase family protein → MPKELDEHQPLSPMGREQITKSAKAAQILGLRFELIVASRKARSIQTAEIMAEYTGYPISKIELSDTVKAMSRPEETINFIKEYQGLDSILITGHLPSLAKVSSALLTGNQYLEINIENGGLMQINVMLPKSKGALNWYLSPVHLAQIANS
- the miaA gene encoding tRNA (adenosine(37)-N6)-dimethylallyltransferase MiaA; protein product: MKSAPPIVCMLGPTGTGKTAAAIAVSERRPVSVINFDSRQVYKDFPIITAQPDAEEQSACPHLLYGFLPTEEKMTAARFVELAIEKIEEVRAEGRLPILVGGTGMYLKSLLTGIAPIPDIPEAVRTEVLDRVRKVGPQKLHAELTETDPDYAAKIHPNDTQRNARAAEVFIATGKNMTWWHTHGDHKPAPYAALKVGMQIELNELEPHLAKRIGVMLELGALDEAKAAMNKNADPEAPGWSGIGCAELLAYLQDEVSLDEARARWVKNTRAYAKRQITWFKKETDIHWFKPGDNEAVANLVDEWLKEYVA